One Podarcis muralis chromosome Z, rPodMur119.hap1.1, whole genome shotgun sequence DNA segment encodes these proteins:
- the ZNF711 gene encoding zinc finger protein 711 isoform X1 translates to MDPGGGSLGLQTQESKMPHTMIMQDFVAGMAGTAHIDGDHIVVSVPEAVLVSDDGITLDHGLAAEVVQGPDIITETDVVTEGVIVPESVLEADVAIEEALDTSDHVLTSDLITETVRVPDQVFVADLVTGPDGHLEHVVQDSVSGADSPTMVSEEVLVTNSDTETVIQAAGTVPGSTVTIKTEDDDDGKSTSEDYLMISLDDVGEKLDHIGNTPLKISTEVSHDDVSKDDGFGSEVIKVYIFKAEAEDDVEIGGTEIVTESDFHNGHSVAGVLEQGSVGRVQREKMVYMAVKDSSQEDEDIGCAEIADEVYMEVIVGEEEATSLPEAQLEDTGVNKTFVPVAWAAAYGDDRRLPRRYEDCQTTGTNLDARLENKNVNATQFLQICDSISTNRLLKQKAKKRRRGEARQWQTAVIIGPDGQPLTVYPCHICGKKFKSRGFLKRHMKNHPDHMIKKKYQCTDCDFTTNKKVSFHNHLESHKLINKVDKTHEFTEYTRRYREASPLSSNKLILRDKEPKLHKCKYCDYETAEQGLLNRHLLAVHSKNFPHVCVECGKGFRHPSELKKHMRTHTGEKPYQCQHCVFRCADQSNLKTHIKTKHGTDLPFKCEHCPQAFTDEKELQQHTELFQGHKTHQCPHCDHKSTNSSDLKRHIISVHTKDFPHKCEVCEKGFHRPSELKKHSETHKGKKVHQCRHCDFKTSDPFVLSGHILSVHTKDLPFKCKRCKRGFRQQTELKKHMKTHSGRKVYQCQYCEYSTTDASGFKRHVISIHTKDYPHRCEYCKKGFRRPSEKNQHIMRHHKEALM, encoded by the exons ATGGATCCAGGTGGTGGAAGTCTTGGGTTGCAGACACAGGAGTCCAAAATGCCTCACACTATGATTATGCAGGATTttg TGGCTGGAATGGCTGGTACTGCTCACATTGATGGAGATCATATTGTTGTGTCAGTTCCTGAAGCTGTACTCGTTTCCGATGATGGAATAACTCTTGATCATGGCTTAGCGGCTGAAGTTGTCCAAGGACCTGATATCATAACCGAAACCGATGTTGTCACAGAAGGGGTGATAGTTCCTGAATCTGTATTGGAGGCTGATGTAGCTATTGAAGAAGCACTAGATACCAGTGATCATGTTTTGACTTCAGATCTAATTACAGAAACTGTTAGAGTTCCTGATCAGGTTTTTGTGGCTGATCTTGTTACGGGCCCTGATGGTCATTTGGAACATGTGGTACAAGATTCTGTGTCAGGAGCAGATTCTCCCACAATGGTTTCAGAAGAGGTTCTTGTAACCAATTCAGATACAGAAACTGTGATTCAGGCAGCTGGCACTGTTCCTGGTTCTACAGTTACTATAAAgactgaagatgatgatgatggcaagaGCACATCTGAAGACTACTTAATGATATCTT tgGATGATGTTGGGGAAAAGCTAGACCATATTGGAAACACACCTTTAAAAATCAGCACTGAGGTTTCACATGATGATGTATCTAAAGATGATGGTTTTGGTTCTGAAGTCATTAAAGTTTACATATTTAAAGCTGAAGCTGAGGATGATGTGGAAATAG GTGGAACAGAAATTGTAACAGAGAGTGACTTTCATAATGGGCATTCTGTAGCTGGAGTTTTAGAGCAAGGCAGCGTCGGTAGAGTACAGCGAGAGAAGATGGTTTATATGGCTGTTAAAGATTCCTCTCAAGAGGATGAAGATATTG GTTGTGCTGAAATAGCTGATGAAGTTTACATGGAGGTTATTGTTGGTGAAGAAGAAGCAACATCGCTGCCTGAAGCACAGCTTGAAGACACTGGTGTGAATAAAACTTTTGTTCCTGTTGCATGGGCTGCTGCTTATG GAGATGATAGAAGACTTCCCCGGAGGTATGAAGACTGTCAAACAACAG GAACCAACTTGGATGCAAGATTAGAAAACAAAAATGTTAATGCAACACAATTCCTGCAAATCTGTGATAGCATTAGCACAAACAGACTGCTTAAACAGAAAGCCaagaaaaggaggagaggggaagcaagGCAGTGGCAAACAG CTGTTATAATAGGTCCTGATGGACAACCCTTAACCGTCTATCCTTGTCACATATGTGGGAAAAAATTTAAATCCAGGGGATTCTTGAAAAGGCATATGAAAAACCACCCAGATCACATGATTAAGAAGAAATACCAATGCACAGACTGTGATTTTACAACTAACAAGAAAGTAAGCTTTCATAATCATTTGGAAAGCCATAAGCTCATCAACAAAGTTGACAAAACGCATGAATTCACAGAGTACACCAGGCGATACAGAGAAGCAAGCCCACTAAGTTCAAATAAACTGATCTTAAGGGACAAGGAACCTAAATTGCACAAGTGCAAATATTGTGACTATGAGACAGCAGAGCAAGGACTGCTTAATAGACATCTGCTTGCGGTTCACAGCAAGAACTTCCCTCATGTTTGTGTTGAGTGTGGGAAAGGATTCCGCCATCCTTCTGAGCTCAAAAAGCATATGaggacccacacaggggagaagccttaCCAGTGCCAGCATTGTGTCTTCCGTTGTGCTGATCAGTCCAATTTGAAGACACACATCAAAACCAAGCATGGTACTGACCtgccctttaaatgtgaacattgTCCGCAGGCATTCACAGATGAGAAAGAACTCCAGCAGCACACAGAGTTGTTTCAAGGGCATAAGACTCATCAGTGCCCACATTGTGACCACAAGAGCACCAACTCGAGTGACCTGAAACGGCACATAATATCTGTTCACACAAAGGACTTTCCTCACAAATGCGAGGTGTGTGAAAAAGGTTTCCACCGTCCATCGGAGCTCAAGAAGCACAGTGAAACgcataaaggtaaaaaggtacatCAGTGCAGGCACTGTGACTTTAAGACTTCGGATCCTTTTGTACTTAGTGGGCATATTCTCTCAGTTCACACTAAGGACCTGCCTTTCAAATGCAAAAGATGCAAGAGAGGATTTAGGCAACAAACTGAACTGAAGAAGCACATGAAGACCCACAGTGGAAGGAAAGTCTATCAATGCCAGTATTGTGAGTATAGCACTACAGATGCATCAGGCTTCAAGCGGCATGTCATATCAATACACACAAAGGACTATCCGCACAGGTGTGAGTACTGCAAAAAGGGATTCCGTAGACCATCAGAGAAAAATCAGCATATAATGAGGCATCACAAAGAGGCCCTAATGTAA
- the ZNF711 gene encoding zinc finger protein 711 isoform X4, which produces MDPGGGSLGLQTQESKMPHTMIMQDFVAGMAGTAHIDGDHIVVSVPEAVLVSDDGITLDHGLAAEVVQGPDIITETDVVTEGVIVPESVLEADVAIEEALDTSDHVLTSDLITETVRVPDQVFVADLVTGPDGHLEHVVQDSVSGADSPTMVSEEVLVTNSDTETVIQAAGTVPGSTVTIKTEDDDDGKSTSEDYLMISLDDVGEKLDHIGNTPLKISTEVSHDDVSKDDGFGSEVIKVYIFKAEAEDDVEIGGTEIVTESDFHNGHSVAGVLEQGSVGRVQREKMVYMAVKDSSQEDEDIGCAEIADEVYMEVIVGEEEATSLPEAQLEDTGVNKTFVPVAWAAAYDDRRLPRRYEDCQTTAVIIGPDGQPLTVYPCHICGKKFKSRGFLKRHMKNHPDHMIKKKYQCTDCDFTTNKKVSFHNHLESHKLINKVDKTHEFTEYTRRYREASPLSSNKLILRDKEPKLHKCKYCDYETAEQGLLNRHLLAVHSKNFPHVCVECGKGFRHPSELKKHMRTHTGEKPYQCQHCVFRCADQSNLKTHIKTKHGTDLPFKCEHCPQAFTDEKELQQHTELFQGHKTHQCPHCDHKSTNSSDLKRHIISVHTKDFPHKCEVCEKGFHRPSELKKHSETHKGKKVHQCRHCDFKTSDPFVLSGHILSVHTKDLPFKCKRCKRGFRQQTELKKHMKTHSGRKVYQCQYCEYSTTDASGFKRHVISIHTKDYPHRCEYCKKGFRRPSEKNQHIMRHHKEALM; this is translated from the exons ATGGATCCAGGTGGTGGAAGTCTTGGGTTGCAGACACAGGAGTCCAAAATGCCTCACACTATGATTATGCAGGATTttg TGGCTGGAATGGCTGGTACTGCTCACATTGATGGAGATCATATTGTTGTGTCAGTTCCTGAAGCTGTACTCGTTTCCGATGATGGAATAACTCTTGATCATGGCTTAGCGGCTGAAGTTGTCCAAGGACCTGATATCATAACCGAAACCGATGTTGTCACAGAAGGGGTGATAGTTCCTGAATCTGTATTGGAGGCTGATGTAGCTATTGAAGAAGCACTAGATACCAGTGATCATGTTTTGACTTCAGATCTAATTACAGAAACTGTTAGAGTTCCTGATCAGGTTTTTGTGGCTGATCTTGTTACGGGCCCTGATGGTCATTTGGAACATGTGGTACAAGATTCTGTGTCAGGAGCAGATTCTCCCACAATGGTTTCAGAAGAGGTTCTTGTAACCAATTCAGATACAGAAACTGTGATTCAGGCAGCTGGCACTGTTCCTGGTTCTACAGTTACTATAAAgactgaagatgatgatgatggcaagaGCACATCTGAAGACTACTTAATGATATCTT tgGATGATGTTGGGGAAAAGCTAGACCATATTGGAAACACACCTTTAAAAATCAGCACTGAGGTTTCACATGATGATGTATCTAAAGATGATGGTTTTGGTTCTGAAGTCATTAAAGTTTACATATTTAAAGCTGAAGCTGAGGATGATGTGGAAATAG GTGGAACAGAAATTGTAACAGAGAGTGACTTTCATAATGGGCATTCTGTAGCTGGAGTTTTAGAGCAAGGCAGCGTCGGTAGAGTACAGCGAGAGAAGATGGTTTATATGGCTGTTAAAGATTCCTCTCAAGAGGATGAAGATATTG GTTGTGCTGAAATAGCTGATGAAGTTTACATGGAGGTTATTGTTGGTGAAGAAGAAGCAACATCGCTGCCTGAAGCACAGCTTGAAGACACTGGTGTGAATAAAACTTTTGTTCCTGTTGCATGGGCTGCTGCTTATG ATGATAGAAGACTTCCCCGGAGGTATGAAGACTGTCAAACAACAG CTGTTATAATAGGTCCTGATGGACAACCCTTAACCGTCTATCCTTGTCACATATGTGGGAAAAAATTTAAATCCAGGGGATTCTTGAAAAGGCATATGAAAAACCACCCAGATCACATGATTAAGAAGAAATACCAATGCACAGACTGTGATTTTACAACTAACAAGAAAGTAAGCTTTCATAATCATTTGGAAAGCCATAAGCTCATCAACAAAGTTGACAAAACGCATGAATTCACAGAGTACACCAGGCGATACAGAGAAGCAAGCCCACTAAGTTCAAATAAACTGATCTTAAGGGACAAGGAACCTAAATTGCACAAGTGCAAATATTGTGACTATGAGACAGCAGAGCAAGGACTGCTTAATAGACATCTGCTTGCGGTTCACAGCAAGAACTTCCCTCATGTTTGTGTTGAGTGTGGGAAAGGATTCCGCCATCCTTCTGAGCTCAAAAAGCATATGaggacccacacaggggagaagccttaCCAGTGCCAGCATTGTGTCTTCCGTTGTGCTGATCAGTCCAATTTGAAGACACACATCAAAACCAAGCATGGTACTGACCtgccctttaaatgtgaacattgTCCGCAGGCATTCACAGATGAGAAAGAACTCCAGCAGCACACAGAGTTGTTTCAAGGGCATAAGACTCATCAGTGCCCACATTGTGACCACAAGAGCACCAACTCGAGTGACCTGAAACGGCACATAATATCTGTTCACACAAAGGACTTTCCTCACAAATGCGAGGTGTGTGAAAAAGGTTTCCACCGTCCATCGGAGCTCAAGAAGCACAGTGAAACgcataaaggtaaaaaggtacatCAGTGCAGGCACTGTGACTTTAAGACTTCGGATCCTTTTGTACTTAGTGGGCATATTCTCTCAGTTCACACTAAGGACCTGCCTTTCAAATGCAAAAGATGCAAGAGAGGATTTAGGCAACAAACTGAACTGAAGAAGCACATGAAGACCCACAGTGGAAGGAAAGTCTATCAATGCCAGTATTGTGAGTATAGCACTACAGATGCATCAGGCTTCAAGCGGCATGTCATATCAATACACACAAAGGACTATCCGCACAGGTGTGAGTACTGCAAAAAGGGATTCCGTAGACCATCAGAGAAAAATCAGCATATAATGAGGCATCACAAAGAGGCCCTAATGTAA
- the ZNF711 gene encoding zinc finger protein 711 isoform X2 encodes MDPGGGSLGLQTQESKMPHTMIMQDFVAGMAGTAHIDGDHIVVSVPEAVLVSDDGITLDHGLAAEVVQGPDIITETDVVTEGVIVPESVLEADVAIEEALDTSDHVLTSDLITETVRVPDQVFVADLVTGPDGHLEHVVQDSVSGADSPTMVSEEVLVTNSDTETVIQAAGTVPGSTVTIKTEDDDDGKSTSEDYLMISLDDVGEKLDHIGNTPLKISTEVSHDDVSKDDGFGSEVIKVYIFKAEAEDDVEIGGTEIVTESDFHNGHSVAGVLEQGSVGRVQREKMVYMAVKDSSQEDEDIGCAEIADEVYMEVIVGEEEATSLPEAQLEDTGVNKTFVPVAWAAAYDDRRLPRRYEDCQTTGTNLDARLENKNVNATQFLQICDSISTNRLLKQKAKKRRRGEARQWQTAVIIGPDGQPLTVYPCHICGKKFKSRGFLKRHMKNHPDHMIKKKYQCTDCDFTTNKKVSFHNHLESHKLINKVDKTHEFTEYTRRYREASPLSSNKLILRDKEPKLHKCKYCDYETAEQGLLNRHLLAVHSKNFPHVCVECGKGFRHPSELKKHMRTHTGEKPYQCQHCVFRCADQSNLKTHIKTKHGTDLPFKCEHCPQAFTDEKELQQHTELFQGHKTHQCPHCDHKSTNSSDLKRHIISVHTKDFPHKCEVCEKGFHRPSELKKHSETHKGKKVHQCRHCDFKTSDPFVLSGHILSVHTKDLPFKCKRCKRGFRQQTELKKHMKTHSGRKVYQCQYCEYSTTDASGFKRHVISIHTKDYPHRCEYCKKGFRRPSEKNQHIMRHHKEALM; translated from the exons ATGGATCCAGGTGGTGGAAGTCTTGGGTTGCAGACACAGGAGTCCAAAATGCCTCACACTATGATTATGCAGGATTttg TGGCTGGAATGGCTGGTACTGCTCACATTGATGGAGATCATATTGTTGTGTCAGTTCCTGAAGCTGTACTCGTTTCCGATGATGGAATAACTCTTGATCATGGCTTAGCGGCTGAAGTTGTCCAAGGACCTGATATCATAACCGAAACCGATGTTGTCACAGAAGGGGTGATAGTTCCTGAATCTGTATTGGAGGCTGATGTAGCTATTGAAGAAGCACTAGATACCAGTGATCATGTTTTGACTTCAGATCTAATTACAGAAACTGTTAGAGTTCCTGATCAGGTTTTTGTGGCTGATCTTGTTACGGGCCCTGATGGTCATTTGGAACATGTGGTACAAGATTCTGTGTCAGGAGCAGATTCTCCCACAATGGTTTCAGAAGAGGTTCTTGTAACCAATTCAGATACAGAAACTGTGATTCAGGCAGCTGGCACTGTTCCTGGTTCTACAGTTACTATAAAgactgaagatgatgatgatggcaagaGCACATCTGAAGACTACTTAATGATATCTT tgGATGATGTTGGGGAAAAGCTAGACCATATTGGAAACACACCTTTAAAAATCAGCACTGAGGTTTCACATGATGATGTATCTAAAGATGATGGTTTTGGTTCTGAAGTCATTAAAGTTTACATATTTAAAGCTGAAGCTGAGGATGATGTGGAAATAG GTGGAACAGAAATTGTAACAGAGAGTGACTTTCATAATGGGCATTCTGTAGCTGGAGTTTTAGAGCAAGGCAGCGTCGGTAGAGTACAGCGAGAGAAGATGGTTTATATGGCTGTTAAAGATTCCTCTCAAGAGGATGAAGATATTG GTTGTGCTGAAATAGCTGATGAAGTTTACATGGAGGTTATTGTTGGTGAAGAAGAAGCAACATCGCTGCCTGAAGCACAGCTTGAAGACACTGGTGTGAATAAAACTTTTGTTCCTGTTGCATGGGCTGCTGCTTATG ATGATAGAAGACTTCCCCGGAGGTATGAAGACTGTCAAACAACAG GAACCAACTTGGATGCAAGATTAGAAAACAAAAATGTTAATGCAACACAATTCCTGCAAATCTGTGATAGCATTAGCACAAACAGACTGCTTAAACAGAAAGCCaagaaaaggaggagaggggaagcaagGCAGTGGCAAACAG CTGTTATAATAGGTCCTGATGGACAACCCTTAACCGTCTATCCTTGTCACATATGTGGGAAAAAATTTAAATCCAGGGGATTCTTGAAAAGGCATATGAAAAACCACCCAGATCACATGATTAAGAAGAAATACCAATGCACAGACTGTGATTTTACAACTAACAAGAAAGTAAGCTTTCATAATCATTTGGAAAGCCATAAGCTCATCAACAAAGTTGACAAAACGCATGAATTCACAGAGTACACCAGGCGATACAGAGAAGCAAGCCCACTAAGTTCAAATAAACTGATCTTAAGGGACAAGGAACCTAAATTGCACAAGTGCAAATATTGTGACTATGAGACAGCAGAGCAAGGACTGCTTAATAGACATCTGCTTGCGGTTCACAGCAAGAACTTCCCTCATGTTTGTGTTGAGTGTGGGAAAGGATTCCGCCATCCTTCTGAGCTCAAAAAGCATATGaggacccacacaggggagaagccttaCCAGTGCCAGCATTGTGTCTTCCGTTGTGCTGATCAGTCCAATTTGAAGACACACATCAAAACCAAGCATGGTACTGACCtgccctttaaatgtgaacattgTCCGCAGGCATTCACAGATGAGAAAGAACTCCAGCAGCACACAGAGTTGTTTCAAGGGCATAAGACTCATCAGTGCCCACATTGTGACCACAAGAGCACCAACTCGAGTGACCTGAAACGGCACATAATATCTGTTCACACAAAGGACTTTCCTCACAAATGCGAGGTGTGTGAAAAAGGTTTCCACCGTCCATCGGAGCTCAAGAAGCACAGTGAAACgcataaaggtaaaaaggtacatCAGTGCAGGCACTGTGACTTTAAGACTTCGGATCCTTTTGTACTTAGTGGGCATATTCTCTCAGTTCACACTAAGGACCTGCCTTTCAAATGCAAAAGATGCAAGAGAGGATTTAGGCAACAAACTGAACTGAAGAAGCACATGAAGACCCACAGTGGAAGGAAAGTCTATCAATGCCAGTATTGTGAGTATAGCACTACAGATGCATCAGGCTTCAAGCGGCATGTCATATCAATACACACAAAGGACTATCCGCACAGGTGTGAGTACTGCAAAAAGGGATTCCGTAGACCATCAGAGAAAAATCAGCATATAATGAGGCATCACAAAGAGGCCCTAATGTAA
- the ZNF711 gene encoding zinc finger protein 711 isoform X3, with protein MDPGGGSLGLQTQESKMPHTMIMQDFVAGMAGTAHIDGDHIVVSVPEAVLVSDDGITLDHGLAAEVVQGPDIITETDVVTEGVIVPESVLEADVAIEEALDTSDHVLTSDLITETVRVPDQVFVADLVTGPDGHLEHVVQDSVSGADSPTMVSEEVLVTNSDTETVIQAAGTVPGSTVTIKTEDDDDGKSTSEDYLMISLDDVGEKLDHIGNTPLKISTEVSHDDVSKDDGFGSEVIKVYIFKAEAEDDVEIGGTEIVTESDFHNGHSVAGVLEQGSVGRVQREKMVYMAVKDSSQEDEDIGCAEIADEVYMEVIVGEEEATSLPEAQLEDTGVNKTFVPVAWAAAYGDDRRLPRRYEDCQTTAVIIGPDGQPLTVYPCHICGKKFKSRGFLKRHMKNHPDHMIKKKYQCTDCDFTTNKKVSFHNHLESHKLINKVDKTHEFTEYTRRYREASPLSSNKLILRDKEPKLHKCKYCDYETAEQGLLNRHLLAVHSKNFPHVCVECGKGFRHPSELKKHMRTHTGEKPYQCQHCVFRCADQSNLKTHIKTKHGTDLPFKCEHCPQAFTDEKELQQHTELFQGHKTHQCPHCDHKSTNSSDLKRHIISVHTKDFPHKCEVCEKGFHRPSELKKHSETHKGKKVHQCRHCDFKTSDPFVLSGHILSVHTKDLPFKCKRCKRGFRQQTELKKHMKTHSGRKVYQCQYCEYSTTDASGFKRHVISIHTKDYPHRCEYCKKGFRRPSEKNQHIMRHHKEALM; from the exons ATGGATCCAGGTGGTGGAAGTCTTGGGTTGCAGACACAGGAGTCCAAAATGCCTCACACTATGATTATGCAGGATTttg TGGCTGGAATGGCTGGTACTGCTCACATTGATGGAGATCATATTGTTGTGTCAGTTCCTGAAGCTGTACTCGTTTCCGATGATGGAATAACTCTTGATCATGGCTTAGCGGCTGAAGTTGTCCAAGGACCTGATATCATAACCGAAACCGATGTTGTCACAGAAGGGGTGATAGTTCCTGAATCTGTATTGGAGGCTGATGTAGCTATTGAAGAAGCACTAGATACCAGTGATCATGTTTTGACTTCAGATCTAATTACAGAAACTGTTAGAGTTCCTGATCAGGTTTTTGTGGCTGATCTTGTTACGGGCCCTGATGGTCATTTGGAACATGTGGTACAAGATTCTGTGTCAGGAGCAGATTCTCCCACAATGGTTTCAGAAGAGGTTCTTGTAACCAATTCAGATACAGAAACTGTGATTCAGGCAGCTGGCACTGTTCCTGGTTCTACAGTTACTATAAAgactgaagatgatgatgatggcaagaGCACATCTGAAGACTACTTAATGATATCTT tgGATGATGTTGGGGAAAAGCTAGACCATATTGGAAACACACCTTTAAAAATCAGCACTGAGGTTTCACATGATGATGTATCTAAAGATGATGGTTTTGGTTCTGAAGTCATTAAAGTTTACATATTTAAAGCTGAAGCTGAGGATGATGTGGAAATAG GTGGAACAGAAATTGTAACAGAGAGTGACTTTCATAATGGGCATTCTGTAGCTGGAGTTTTAGAGCAAGGCAGCGTCGGTAGAGTACAGCGAGAGAAGATGGTTTATATGGCTGTTAAAGATTCCTCTCAAGAGGATGAAGATATTG GTTGTGCTGAAATAGCTGATGAAGTTTACATGGAGGTTATTGTTGGTGAAGAAGAAGCAACATCGCTGCCTGAAGCACAGCTTGAAGACACTGGTGTGAATAAAACTTTTGTTCCTGTTGCATGGGCTGCTGCTTATG GAGATGATAGAAGACTTCCCCGGAGGTATGAAGACTGTCAAACAACAG CTGTTATAATAGGTCCTGATGGACAACCCTTAACCGTCTATCCTTGTCACATATGTGGGAAAAAATTTAAATCCAGGGGATTCTTGAAAAGGCATATGAAAAACCACCCAGATCACATGATTAAGAAGAAATACCAATGCACAGACTGTGATTTTACAACTAACAAGAAAGTAAGCTTTCATAATCATTTGGAAAGCCATAAGCTCATCAACAAAGTTGACAAAACGCATGAATTCACAGAGTACACCAGGCGATACAGAGAAGCAAGCCCACTAAGTTCAAATAAACTGATCTTAAGGGACAAGGAACCTAAATTGCACAAGTGCAAATATTGTGACTATGAGACAGCAGAGCAAGGACTGCTTAATAGACATCTGCTTGCGGTTCACAGCAAGAACTTCCCTCATGTTTGTGTTGAGTGTGGGAAAGGATTCCGCCATCCTTCTGAGCTCAAAAAGCATATGaggacccacacaggggagaagccttaCCAGTGCCAGCATTGTGTCTTCCGTTGTGCTGATCAGTCCAATTTGAAGACACACATCAAAACCAAGCATGGTACTGACCtgccctttaaatgtgaacattgTCCGCAGGCATTCACAGATGAGAAAGAACTCCAGCAGCACACAGAGTTGTTTCAAGGGCATAAGACTCATCAGTGCCCACATTGTGACCACAAGAGCACCAACTCGAGTGACCTGAAACGGCACATAATATCTGTTCACACAAAGGACTTTCCTCACAAATGCGAGGTGTGTGAAAAAGGTTTCCACCGTCCATCGGAGCTCAAGAAGCACAGTGAAACgcataaaggtaaaaaggtacatCAGTGCAGGCACTGTGACTTTAAGACTTCGGATCCTTTTGTACTTAGTGGGCATATTCTCTCAGTTCACACTAAGGACCTGCCTTTCAAATGCAAAAGATGCAAGAGAGGATTTAGGCAACAAACTGAACTGAAGAAGCACATGAAGACCCACAGTGGAAGGAAAGTCTATCAATGCCAGTATTGTGAGTATAGCACTACAGATGCATCAGGCTTCAAGCGGCATGTCATATCAATACACACAAAGGACTATCCGCACAGGTGTGAGTACTGCAAAAAGGGATTCCGTAGACCATCAGAGAAAAATCAGCATATAATGAGGCATCACAAAGAGGCCCTAATGTAA